A genome region from Deinococcus sp. Marseille-Q6407 includes the following:
- a CDS encoding restriction endonuclease subunit S, with the protein MSDVPEGYKQTEVGVIPEDWEVRKLEEVGEALIGLTYSPNDVASEGILVLRSSNIQSGMLAFEDNVYVKSEVPERLMVKPGDILICVRNGSRDLIGKSTILDSRVKGMTFGAFMSVFRSPYSQYLAHFFKSHIFLAQVEQHLGATINQITNASIYSFVVPFPPTPEQKAIAEVLADTDALIAAQERLIAKKQAIKQGAMQELLTGHKRLEGFEGEWEEVRLGDVAEMASGGTPDTKNPAFYGGEIQWVSIADMSRTGKFLRYTEKTLSGLGYETSAARLFKPPVLLFAMYASIGKVCIATQEVSSSQAILGIDCGTRLDIEYLYYYLSFNEDSLKGLGQQGTQANLNKGIVQDLFIPLPDFPEQQAIASILSDMDAEIEALDQQLSKTRALKQGMMQELLTGRTRLI; encoded by the coding sequence ATGAGCGACGTGCCAGAGGGGTATAAGCAGACTGAGGTGGGGGTGATACCCGAGGATTGGGAGGTGAGGAAACTAGAGGAAGTGGGGGAAGCTCTGATAGGTCTGACCTATTCGCCAAATGATGTAGCAAGTGAGGGCATCCTAGTTTTAAGGTCTTCAAATATACAAAGCGGGATGCTTGCCTTCGAAGATAACGTGTATGTGAAATCTGAAGTCCCAGAAAGGCTTATGGTTAAGCCAGGCGACATCCTGATATGTGTTAGAAACGGTAGCAGAGATTTAATTGGCAAATCTACGATTTTGGATAGCCGGGTAAAGGGGATGACTTTTGGCGCATTCATGAGCGTTTTTAGAAGTCCATACTCTCAATATCTGGCCCATTTCTTCAAATCCCATATTTTTCTCGCACAGGTTGAGCAGCATCTTGGCGCAACTATCAATCAGATTACGAATGCCAGCATTTACTCTTTCGTGGTTCCATTTCCCCCCACCCCCGAACAGAAAGCCATTGCTGAGGTATTAGCCGATACCGATGCGCTGATTGCCGCGCAGGAGCGGCTGATTGCCAAGAAGCAGGCCATCAAGCAGGGGGCCATGCAGGAACTGTTAACGGGGCACAAGCGGTTGGAGGGGTTTGAAGGGGAGTGGGAAGAGGTACGGTTGGGAGATGTGGCTGAAATGGCAAGCGGCGGCACGCCTGACACTAAAAATCCAGCTTTCTACGGTGGTGAAATCCAATGGGTTTCTATTGCCGACATGTCACGGACTGGCAAATTCCTACGTTACACAGAAAAAACTCTTTCAGGTCTCGGTTATGAAACATCGGCGGCACGCTTGTTCAAGCCACCCGTGTTGCTTTTCGCCATGTATGCCTCGATTGGAAAGGTTTGCATCGCGACTCAAGAAGTGTCTAGCAGTCAGGCAATCCTTGGAATCGACTGCGGCACAAGGCTGGATATTGAATATCTGTATTACTATCTGAGCTTTAACGAGGATAGTCTGAAAGGTCTTGGACAGCAGGGCACACAGGCGAATCTCAATAAGGGCATAGTTCAAGACCTTTTCATTCCGCTCCCCGACTTCCCTGAGCAGCAAGCCATCGCCTCTATCCTCTCCGACATGGACGCCGAAATCGAAGCTTTAGATCAGCAACTAAGTAAGACGCGGGCACTCAAGCAAGGCATGATGCAGGAACTCCTGACGGGAAGGACAAGGCTGATATGA
- a CDS encoding N-6 DNA methylase, with protein MEHWPHASQGYYQRFAWGEPPAKQGDYAYLLHIIRSMKNTGKGAIILPHGVLFRGNAEATIRRKLVESGILKGIIGLPANLFYGTGIPAAILVLDKENAEGRQGIMMIDASKGFTKDGPKNRLREQDVHRIVDTFRKGEDVDSYARMVPFSEIADPRNDYNLNLPRYIDSSNTEDIQDLQGHLQGGIPERDLDALSVYWDVMPSLRSALFTPMRDGYSTLAPDLADLKPQILEHAEFGAFQDSVNALFAEWRQRNRPKLEALKVGDSPKHLIQDLAEDLLGTFRAAPLVDPYAVYQSLMDYWQAGMQGDAELIAADGWVAKPSRILVIDKKGKTKDKGWMCDLLPKPYIVARYFAEKQAELDAKSAELDAARSEQDELTEEHSAEDGLFAELDKVSAKDVKGLRPSYSGPDNADELATIDRWLKLDSRIISLKKKVNELDAQLDAAAYAQYDKLSEAEVKSLVIDDKWLAELEQQLHAEQDRVSYRLTGRVRDLAERYAEPLPQLEQQVSELQQRVESHLARMGFSTEAQA; from the coding sequence TTGGAGCACTGGCCTCACGCCAGCCAAGGATACTATCAGCGTTTTGCCTGGGGTGAGCCGCCGGCCAAACAGGGCGACTACGCCTACCTTTTACACATTATTCGCAGTATGAAAAACACTGGCAAGGGTGCCATCATCCTGCCGCACGGCGTACTATTCCGGGGTAACGCTGAAGCGACTATCCGCCGCAAACTGGTGGAGTCAGGCATCTTAAAGGGCATCATCGGTTTGCCTGCCAACCTGTTTTACGGTACGGGCATTCCTGCCGCCATTCTGGTGCTGGATAAGGAAAATGCCGAAGGTCGGCAGGGCATCATGATGATCGATGCCAGCAAGGGCTTCACCAAGGACGGCCCCAAGAACCGCCTACGCGAGCAAGACGTTCACCGCATAGTAGACACGTTCCGAAAGGGCGAAGACGTGGACAGCTACGCCCGCATGGTTCCCTTCAGCGAAATTGCCGACCCACGTAACGATTACAACCTCAACCTGCCCCGTTACATTGACAGCAGCAACACCGAGGACATTCAGGATTTGCAGGGCCACCTCCAGGGCGGCATTCCGGAGCGCGATTTAGACGCCTTGAGTGTCTACTGGGACGTGATGCCCAGCCTCCGCAGCGCCTTGTTTACCCCTATGCGTGATGGCTACAGCACTCTCGCGCCTGACCTGGCCGACCTCAAGCCACAGATTTTGGAGCATGCCGAATTTGGCGCTTTTCAGGATTCGGTCAACGCGCTGTTCGCCGAATGGAGACAGCGCAACCGTCCCAAGCTGGAAGCGCTCAAGGTGGGCGACTCTCCCAAGCACCTTATTCAAGACCTTGCAGAAGACCTGCTGGGCACCTTCCGCGCTGCGCCATTGGTTGACCCTTACGCCGTATACCAGTCACTGATGGACTACTGGCAGGCTGGCATGCAAGGCGACGCCGAGCTGATAGCGGCTGACGGCTGGGTGGCGAAGCCCAGCCGGATTCTGGTCATAGACAAGAAAGGCAAGACCAAAGACAAGGGGTGGATGTGCGACCTGTTGCCCAAGCCATACATTGTGGCCCGCTATTTTGCTGAGAAACAGGCTGAACTGGATGCCAAGAGCGCTGAGCTGGACGCCGCCCGCAGCGAGCAGGACGAACTGACTGAAGAACACAGCGCTGAAGACGGCCTGTTTGCTGAACTGGACAAAGTCAGCGCCAAAGACGTGAAGGGCTTACGCCCCAGCTACAGCGGTCCTGACAATGCAGATGAGCTGGCAACCATTGACCGCTGGCTGAAACTGGACAGCCGAATCATTTCGCTGAAGAAAAAGGTCAATGAACTGGACGCGCAACTGGACGCCGCCGCCTACGCTCAGTACGACAAGCTCTCCGAGGCTGAGGTGAAAAGTCTAGTTATTGACGACAAGTGGCTGGCTGAACTGGAGCAGCAACTGCACGCTGAGCAAGACCGCGTGTCTTACCGCCTGACCGGACGGGTGCGCGACCTGGCTGAGCGTTACGCCGAGCCGCTGCCCCAGCTAGAGCAGCAGGTGAGTGAGTTGCAACAACGTGTAGAGTCACACCTGGCCCGCATGGGCTTCAGCACGGAGGCCCAAGCATGA